TATTGTTGGGGTTTCTTTAACAGGGAATTTGTCAGATTTTTCTATTATATAAGTATTTTCCACACCATAAATTACTGTATCTGTATAAGTATTATCTGCTAAAACTGGACTACTACAAATAAACATTATCAATAAACTGGATATAATAATATTTTTAAACATAAAAATCCACCCCATTTCTTATATTATATAATTCTCTTTATCATAGATATTACCTTTATATATATGAGGTGATTTGAATATATATTATTTATTTTCTATTGCAAACTCCACTGCAGCCTTTGCATGTAAATTTGTAGTGTCAAAAACAGGAATCGGACTATCTTCATTTTTTACTAATAAAGGAATTTCAGTACAACCTAAAACTACTCCCTCTGCTCCTCTTGCATATAGATTATTTATGATTTTTTTAAATTTTGTTTTTGATTTTTCCAAAATCAAACCATCAATTAATTCATTGTAAATAGTATTATGCACTATTTCTCTTTCTTCTTCCCAGGGAATAATAACTTCAATACCATGTTCTTTTAATCTATCCTTATAAAAATCTCTTTCCATTGTAAATTTAGTACCAAGTAAAGCAACTTTTTCTAAATCATGTTCAATGATAGAATGCGCTGCAGCATCAGCAATATGTAACAACGGAATATCTATTTCATTTTCAATATCATCTGCCATCTTATGCATTGTGTTTGTACAAATCACAATGAAATCTGCTCCACCTTTTTTTAAATTTTTAGCATAATTTATCATTTTTTCTTTTAAAAGTTCCCATTTTCCCTCATGCTGCATTTTTTCAATTTCAGCAAAATCTACTGAATACATAAGACACTTTGCTGAATGTTTTTTCCCAAGTTTTTCTTTTGTAAATTCATTAACAAGTCGATAATATTCTAGAGAGGATTCCCAACTCATTCCACCAATTAAACCAATAGTTTTCATTTTAAACCTCCTTGAGAATTTTATAAAATTTTATTTAGACAAATTGACTGTTAAGGGTTTATTAGTTAATGTAAATTCATCTTCATTAATAATAATAGCTATTTCTTTCCCTTTTTCTTTAGTAATTTTTACTTTGTCTTCAAAAACTTGAATTGTTAAAATTCTATTTCTAAAATTTATTTTAAACGAATAATCATCCCATTCAGCTGGTAAATAAGGAGAAAAACTCAGCTTATCATCTTTAACTCTCATTCCAGCAAAACCTTGTACTATTGCCATCCAGGTCCCTGCCATACTTGTGATATGGAGACCATCTTCAGTATCATTATTATAGTTTTCTAAGTCCAACCTAGCTGTTCTTAAATAAAGCTCATAGGCTCTTTCCTTATATCCAATTTCAGAAGCAATTATAGAATAGATACAGGGAGATAATGATGATTCATGGACTGTTTTCGGTTCATAAAAATCAAAATTTCTTTTTTTAGTATCTTGATCATACTCATCTCCAAGAAAATATAAACCCTGTAAAACATCTGCCTGTTTCACATAACAGGATCTTAAAATCCTATCCCAGGACCAATTTTGATTTAAAGGTAAATCGTTTTTATCCAGATCTGCTCTTGTTTTTAATTCTTTATCCATATAACCATCCTGTTGTTCAAACACTTCAAGTGAATCAACATAAGGATAATACATATTTTCTTTGATATCCTGCCATTTATCAATTTCTTTTTCTTTTAAACCTAATTTTTCCACTAATTCATCATGACGAATTTTATTATTTTTGAAAAGATATTCTTTTACTTCAAGTGCATATCCTAAAGTCCAGGCTGCCATTCGATTAGTATACCAATTATTATGAACATTATTTTCATATTCATTAGGTCCTGTTACCCCAAGAATCATATATTTATTTTTACGTGGATTATAATTTACCCTATCAGCCCAGAATCTGGCTATTTGAGTTATTACTTCAAATCCATAATCAGCTAAATAACTTTTATCCCCAGTATTATTTACATAATTATAGATAGCATAGGCAATAGCTGCATTACGATGGATTTCTTCAAAAGTAATTTCCCATTCATTATGACACTCTTCACCATTCATTGTTACCATAGGATAAAGTGCACCATCTAAATCTAATTTATCAGCATTATCTATTGCTTTTTCTAAATGATTATACCTATAAAGCAATAAATTACGAGCAATACTATCATCAGTAGTATTTAAATAAAAAGGAAAACAAAAAGCCTCAGTATCCCAATAAGTACTTCCTCCATATTTTTCGCCTGTAAAACCTTTAGGACCAATATTTAATCTTGGATCATGTCCGGTATAAGTTTGATTCAATTGAAAAATATTAAATCTTATTCCCTGTTGAGCTGCTACATCTCCATTTATTTCAATATCGCTTTCATCCCAGTGCTCCTGCCATCTTTGAATATGTTCATCAAAAAGTTGTTCTACACCTTTATTATAAGCATAACTCACTCTATCTAAAGATTCCTGTACTAAATTTTTATCATCATAATCTCTATTAGTTGTTACTGCAATATATTTATTAATAGTTATTTCTTCATTTTCATTTATCATTAAATTTACTTTATTTTCAACATATTTTTCTTTTTGAAAAGTCTCAATTTTATCAGGATTTTTATTTAATTCAAATTTCATAGCAGTACTTACATGAAAATCAGATTTCTTGGTTCTCATATTCAAATAAGCCTTATATTTATCTGCATTTTTTTCAATTTCATCCCAGAAAACCTCATCATAATTTGCATCCTCATTGGTAATAGTCCCATCAAGAAAAGGTGTTAATTCAACTTTAGCATTGTGATTCAATGGTTTTAAACTATAAGTAACTACTGCGATTTCTCTATCAACACTACTTAAAAATCTTCTAGCTTTAACTTTAGTTTTTCTTCCCTGAAAATCTTTTATCACAAATTCTCGATCTAAATATCCCTTTTTCATATTTAATATTCTCTTGAATTGTTCTACATCCATTTTTGCTAAATCAAGTTTTTTACCATTAATTTTAACTTTAATACCAATGAAATTAGTTGCATTTAATACTTTTGCATAATATTCAGGATACCCAATTTTCCACCAACCAACACGTGTCTTATCTGGATAATAGACACCGGCTATATAGGTTCCCTGTAAACTCTCGCCACTATACCCTTCTTCAAAATTTCCTCTAAGTCCCATATGACCATTACCTAAACTCATTATACTCTCAGTAATTTGATTTTTTTCCGGATCAAAACCATCTTCAATAATCTTCCATTCATCATATCTAAAATAATTATCCATATTATCGCTCCTTTATGCAAACGTTTTCATTAATTAATTATATCATATTTACACTTTTCTAACAACTAAGATTTCCAAAGATTATAGACCATTTTTTGAATATCATTACTATCTTCTGCAGCTGGCCATAATTCAACTATACTATCTTCCCTTATAGCAGCAGCAAGATTATATAAGATTTGTTTTCTATCATCAAAACTATTAATAAATTCTTTCATTTCTTTTCGTTTAGTATCTTTAGCATAAGGGCATTTATTAGAAATTTCTTCATATTTCAAATTGTTCATAAATTCATTTATTTCATCTTCCCTTAAATTAACTAATGGCCTGATTACTTTAACTTTAGCATCTTTTAGAGGGTTTTTGGGTAGAAATGTTTTTATCTGTCCCGAATATATTATACTCATTAAAAATGTTTCTACTACATCATCAAGATGGTGTCCATATGCTATTTTATCATATTTATAATTTTTATCTTCAATAAATTCTGTAATTGCACCTTTTCTAAAATATGAACAATTAGAACAGGGATTACTATCTTCTTTTTCTTTAATAATTTCAGCAATATTTGTATTTTTAATATAATATTTAATATCCAGTTCTTCACAAAATCTTTTAGCTACTTTATAATCAATACTATCAAAACCTATATCAATTGTTAAAGCAGTTATCTCAAAATCAATTGCCATACTTTTCTCTAAAATTTTGAGGGCGTAAA
Above is a window of Halanaerobiales bacterium DNA encoding:
- a CDS encoding aspartate/glutamate racemase family protein, which translates into the protein MKTIGLIGGMSWESSLEYYRLVNEFTKEKLGKKHSAKCLMYSVDFAEIEKMQHEGKWELLKEKMINYAKNLKKGGADFIVICTNTMHKMADDIENEIDIPLLHIADAAAHSIIEHDLEKVALLGTKFTMERDFYKDRLKEHGIEVIIPWEEEREIVHNTIYNELIDGLILEKSKTKFKKIINNLYARGAEGVVLGCTEIPLLVKNEDSPIPVFDTTNLHAKAAVEFAIENK
- a CDS encoding glycoside hydrolase family 65 protein; amino-acid sequence: MDNYFRYDEWKIIEDGFDPEKNQITESIMSLGNGHMGLRGNFEEGYSGESLQGTYIAGVYYPDKTRVGWWKIGYPEYYAKVLNATNFIGIKVKINGKKLDLAKMDVEQFKRILNMKKGYLDREFVIKDFQGRKTKVKARRFLSSVDREIAVVTYSLKPLNHNAKVELTPFLDGTITNEDANYDEVFWDEIEKNADKYKAYLNMRTKKSDFHVSTAMKFELNKNPDKIETFQKEKYVENKVNLMINENEEITINKYIAVTTNRDYDDKNLVQESLDRVSYAYNKGVEQLFDEHIQRWQEHWDESDIEINGDVAAQQGIRFNIFQLNQTYTGHDPRLNIGPKGFTGEKYGGSTYWDTEAFCFPFYLNTTDDSIARNLLLYRYNHLEKAIDNADKLDLDGALYPMVTMNGEECHNEWEITFEEIHRNAAIAYAIYNYVNNTGDKSYLADYGFEVITQIARFWADRVNYNPRKNKYMILGVTGPNEYENNVHNNWYTNRMAAWTLGYALEVKEYLFKNNKIRHDELVEKLGLKEKEIDKWQDIKENMYYPYVDSLEVFEQQDGYMDKELKTRADLDKNDLPLNQNWSWDRILRSCYVKQADVLQGLYFLGDEYDQDTKKRNFDFYEPKTVHESSLSPCIYSIIASEIGYKERAYELYLRTARLDLENYNNDTEDGLHITSMAGTWMAIVQGFAGMRVKDDKLSFSPYLPAEWDDYSFKINFRNRILTIQVFEDKVKITKEKGKEIAIIINEDEFTLTNKPLTVNLSK
- a CDS encoding tRNA 2-thiocytidine biosynthesis TtcA family protein, which encodes MELSLGQKYNRKIINAIAEYDLIKDGDQILVAFSGGIDSSFLLYALKILEKSMAIDFEITALTIDIGFDSIDYKVAKRFCEELDIKYYIKNTNIAEIIKEKEDSNPCSNCSYFRKGAITEFIEDKNYKYDKIAYGHHLDDVVETFLMSIIYSGQIKTFLPKNPLKDAKVKVIRPLVNLREDEINEFMNNLKYEEISNKCPYAKDTKRKEMKEFINSFDDRKQILYNLAAAIREDSIVELWPAAEDSNDIQKMVYNLWKS